Proteins from a single region of Syntrophales bacterium:
- the murG gene encoding undecaprenyldiphospho-muramoylpentapeptide beta-N-acetylglucosaminyltransferase, producing the protein MLIAGGGTGGHLFPGIAVAEEFLRRDRDHRVLFVGTERGLEKRVLPTMGYELATLDVEGVKGRGLARSLGALLKIPRSLLQSAAVLRRFRPDVVLGVGGYASGPAVLAAALKRIPTAVAEQNAVPGATNQILGRFVDRVFVTFRESAGEFPARKVVVCGNPVRSAFLRKGPAAERKDDRFGLLVFGGSQGARAINRAVEEALPLLGDLRARLRIVHQTGAADVERTAAAYREQGFDAEVVPFILDMAGAYDRADLLVCRAGATSLAEITVSGKASLLIPFPFAVADHQTWNARVLAEAGAADMVAEKDLTGALLAERIRRFVADPGRLRAMEDKSRSLGNPRAAADIVDAMLSLARPGTAAA; encoded by the coding sequence ATGCTGATTGCCGGCGGCGGCACCGGGGGACACCTCTTCCCGGGCATCGCCGTCGCGGAAGAATTCCTCCGGCGGGACCGGGATCACCGGGTCCTGTTCGTGGGCACGGAGCGGGGACTGGAAAAGCGGGTGCTGCCGACGATGGGTTACGAACTGGCCACACTGGACGTGGAAGGCGTCAAGGGGAGAGGACTGGCCCGGTCCCTGGGGGCACTTCTCAAGATCCCCCGGAGCCTCCTGCAGTCCGCGGCGGTCCTCCGGCGCTTCCGCCCCGACGTGGTCCTGGGTGTCGGGGGATATGCCTCGGGACCGGCGGTCCTGGCGGCGGCCTTGAAAAGGATCCCCACGGCGGTGGCGGAGCAGAATGCCGTGCCGGGGGCGACCAACCAGATTTTGGGGCGGTTCGTGGATCGGGTGTTCGTCACATTCCGGGAGTCCGCGGGAGAGTTCCCGGCCCGGAAAGTGGTGGTGTGCGGGAATCCCGTCCGGTCGGCCTTCCTGAGGAAAGGGCCGGCGGCGGAGAGAAAGGACGACCGGTTCGGGCTCCTCGTGTTCGGCGGGAGCCAGGGGGCGCGGGCGATCAACCGGGCCGTGGAAGAGGCCCTGCCTCTCCTCGGGGACCTGCGGGCCCGGCTGCGGATCGTGCACCAGACCGGTGCCGCGGACGTGGAGAGGACGGCGGCGGCCTACCGGGAGCAGGGATTCGACGCGGAGGTCGTCCCCTTCATCCTGGACATGGCCGGTGCTTACGACCGGGCCGACCTCCTGGTCTGCCGGGCCGGCGCCACGTCCCTGGCAGAGATCACCGTGAGCGGAAAGGCATCGCTCCTGATCCCCTTTCCCTTTGCCGTTGCGGACCACCAGACCTGGAACGCCCGGGTGCTGGCGGAGGCGGGAGCGGCGGACATGGTGGCGGAAAAGGATTTGACGGGGGCCCTCCTGGCGGAGAGGATCCGGCGATTCGTCGCGGATCCGGGGCGGCTCCGGGCGATGGAGGACAAGTCCCGCTCCCTGGGAAACCCCCGGGCGGCGGCGGATATCGTGGACGCCATGCTTTCCCTGGCGAGGCCGGGAACGGCGGCGGCGTAG
- the murC gene encoding UDP-N-acetylmuramate--L-alanine ligase — MDTTKRVDGMRRKIRTIHFVGIGGIGMSGIAEVLLNLGYAVRGSDVATSDITARLSSLGAAVFLGHNAANVGNADVVVTSTAVAPDNPEVVEARRLGVPVIPRAEMLAELLKMKFSIAVSGTHGKTTTTSMISTVLAHAGLDPTMVIGGKLASIGSNAKMGDGEILVAEADESDKSFLKLSPCIAVITNVELEHVDHYRDLEEIKDAFLQFANIVPFYGATVLCSDDANVRAILPEIHRRVITYGLGEDADYRASELSFDGSVSAYRLHVRGEDKGIVTLNVPGRFNVLNSLATVAVARELDVDWELLKAGMALYTGVGRRLEVKGTAGGVTVVDDYGHHPTEIRETLAAARHVWKGRFLVVFQPHRYSRTQGLFSEFMTAFPDADVLIVTDIYAASEKPIPGVHSAALCEAVREQGHPDVTYMKDFGEIVEHLAGIVRPGDTVFTQGAGTVWRIGEALLKRLTT; from the coding sequence ATGGATACAACCAAGCGCGTCGACGGCATGCGCCGGAAGATCCGGACGATCCACTTCGTGGGGATCGGCGGCATCGGCATGAGCGGCATTGCCGAGGTGCTCCTGAATCTCGGATATGCCGTGCGGGGCTCCGATGTGGCGACCTCGGACATCACGGCCAGGCTGTCATCCCTCGGGGCGGCCGTCTTTCTCGGCCACAACGCGGCCAACGTGGGGAACGCCGACGTGGTGGTCACCTCCACAGCCGTGGCGCCGGACAACCCGGAAGTCGTCGAGGCGCGCCGGCTGGGAGTCCCGGTAATCCCACGGGCGGAGATGCTGGCGGAGCTCCTGAAGATGAAGTTTTCCATCGCCGTCTCGGGAACCCACGGGAAGACCACGACGACATCGATGATCTCCACCGTTCTGGCCCATGCCGGCCTGGACCCGACCATGGTGATCGGCGGGAAGCTGGCCAGCATCGGCAGCAACGCGAAGATGGGAGACGGGGAGATCCTCGTCGCCGAAGCGGACGAGAGCGACAAGTCCTTCCTGAAGCTGTCGCCCTGCATCGCCGTCATCACAAACGTCGAGCTGGAGCACGTGGACCACTACCGGGACCTGGAGGAGATCAAAGACGCCTTTCTCCAGTTCGCCAACATCGTTCCCTTCTACGGGGCGACGGTGCTCTGCTCCGACGACGCGAACGTCCGGGCGATCCTGCCGGAAATCCACCGGCGCGTGATCACCTACGGCCTCGGGGAGGACGCCGACTACCGGGCCTCCGAGCTGTCCTTCGACGGCTCCGTCTCGGCTTACCGGCTCCACGTCCGGGGGGAGGACAAAGGCATCGTGACCCTGAACGTCCCGGGACGCTTCAACGTTCTGAATTCCCTGGCGACCGTCGCGGTGGCGCGGGAGCTCGACGTCGACTGGGAGCTCCTCAAGGCGGGAATGGCCCTGTACACGGGTGTGGGGCGCCGGCTGGAGGTGAAGGGTACGGCGGGCGGCGTCACCGTGGTGGACGACTATGGGCATCACCCGACGGAGATCCGGGAGACCCTGGCGGCGGCCCGGCATGTCTGGAAGGGGAGGTTCCTCGTCGTCTTCCAGCCCCACCGGTACAGCCGGACCCAGGGCCTGTTCAGCGAGTTCATGACGGCCTTTCCCGACGCCGATGTCCTGATCGTCACGGACATCTACGCGGCCAGCGAAAAGCCCATCCCGGGCGTCCACTCGGCGGCCCTCTGCGAGGCCGTCCGCGAGCAGGGGCACCCGGATGTCACGTACATGAAAGATTTTGGGGAGATCGTGGAGCACCTGGCCGGAATCGTCCGTCCGGGCGATACCGTGTTCACCCAGGGGGCGGGGACGGTCTGGAGGATCGGCGAGGCCCTCCTGAAGCGGCTCACGACCTGA
- the murB gene encoding UDP-N-acetylmuramate dehydrogenase, which translates to METMDARLRDELKAAAGEVLFDEPLAAYTSMGVGGKADALAFPVDEEALGRTVALCRERGIAWFPAGNWTNLIIADAGWRGVVVALRSLRRIRLVRDAGSGARIEAGAGALLAEAVALAAREALTGLEFGAGIPGSVGGAVRMNAGAFGREMKDVVESVRLLDDGGSFREMASRDLAFAYRNLDLSPGSVITGARFHLEEGDEAAVRGRIAEIMALRRQKHPLEYRSAGSVFKNPRGIPAGRLIEEAGLKGTRVGDAQVSEKHGNFIVNLGKARAGDVLALIELVRERVREKTGVTLETEVRIVGGAS; encoded by the coding sequence ATGGAGACGATGGACGCCCGGCTCCGGGACGAACTGAAGGCTGCCGCCGGGGAGGTCCTCTTTGACGAGCCCCTCGCCGCCTACACCTCCATGGGGGTGGGTGGGAAAGCCGATGCCCTGGCCTTCCCCGTCGACGAGGAGGCCCTGGGCCGGACCGTTGCCCTCTGCCGGGAGCGGGGGATCGCCTGGTTCCCCGCGGGGAACTGGACGAACCTGATCATTGCCGACGCGGGCTGGCGGGGGGTCGTGGTGGCCCTCAGGAGCCTGCGTCGGATCCGGCTGGTCCGGGATGCCGGGAGCGGGGCGCGGATCGAGGCAGGGGCGGGGGCGCTCCTGGCGGAGGCGGTGGCCCTGGCCGCCCGGGAGGCATTGACGGGGCTGGAGTTCGGCGCCGGAATCCCGGGAAGCGTGGGCGGTGCCGTGCGGATGAATGCGGGGGCCTTCGGGCGGGAGATGAAGGACGTGGTGGAGAGTGTTCGACTGCTGGATGACGGCGGGAGTTTCCGGGAAATGGCAAGTCGGGACCTGGCCTTTGCCTACCGGAACCTTGATCTGTCTCCGGGATCGGTCATCACGGGCGCCCGGTTTCATCTGGAGGAGGGCGACGAAGCGGCGGTGCGCGGCCGGATCGCCGAGATCATGGCCCTCCGGCGGCAGAAGCATCCGCTGGAGTACCGGAGCGCCGGATCGGTCTTCAAGAACCCCCGGGGTATCCCGGCGGGGCGGCTGATCGAGGAGGCGGGCCTCAAGGGGACCCGCGTCGGCGACGCACAGGTCTCGGAGAAGCACGGGAATTTCATCGTCAACCTGGGGAAGGCACGGGCCGGGGATGTCCTGGCCCTGATCGAGCTGGTCCGGGAGCGCGTCCGGGAAAAAACGGGAGTGACCCTGGAAACGGAGGTGCGCATCGTGGGGGGGGCGTCGTGA
- a CDS encoding FtsQ-type POTRA domain-containing protein, with the protein MRTSLRTKLLTRRNRMQRTRRPFLRESLLALLLLSVVAVMSAAAIGIFYGIVQAPYFHLRETVVRGCKEITEQEVLALAALRPSVSILAVNREKLARRVKQNPWVREVSVGLELPDRMVIRVQERTVRALVKGKDGLYLMDTAGNLFKRMEKHDDVDFPVITGYENQAAVDAGFQKAVAFLNRMAETKTHPNLQDIASVHLDPVTGLSVVTTSGLCLKLGFDQYDEKLARLATVMADLERRTGRPRYAGVDLDDPSKVTVQKKEILGPAGNADPGKQFRM; encoded by the coding sequence GTGAGGACATCGCTGCGGACAAAACTCCTGACCCGACGAAACCGGATGCAGCGGACCCGGCGGCCATTCCTCAGGGAATCGCTGTTGGCGCTGCTGCTCCTGTCGGTCGTGGCGGTGATGTCAGCGGCCGCGATCGGCATCTTTTACGGGATCGTCCAGGCGCCTTATTTCCATCTCCGGGAAACGGTGGTCCGGGGCTGCAAGGAGATCACCGAGCAGGAGGTGCTGGCGCTTGCGGCCCTCCGGCCCTCCGTGAGCATTCTGGCGGTGAACCGCGAGAAGCTCGCCCGGCGGGTGAAGCAGAACCCCTGGGTCCGGGAGGTCTCGGTTGGCCTGGAACTCCCCGACAGAATGGTCATCCGGGTGCAGGAGCGGACGGTCCGGGCCCTCGTGAAGGGAAAAGACGGACTGTACCTCATGGACACGGCGGGCAATCTCTTCAAGCGGATGGAGAAACACGACGACGTCGATTTCCCGGTGATCACGGGCTATGAGAATCAGGCCGCCGTGGATGCCGGGTTTCAGAAGGCGGTGGCCTTCCTGAACAGAATGGCGGAGACCAAAACCCATCCCAATCTTCAGGACATCGCCAGCGTCCACCTGGATCCGGTGACGGGCCTCTCCGTCGTGACCACCTCGGGCCTGTGCCTGAAGCTGGGCTTCGACCAATACGACGAGAAACTGGCCCGCCTCGCCACGGTCATGGCGGACCTGGAGCGCCGGACCGGGCGGCCCCGGTACGCGGGGGTGGATCTGGACGATCCGTCGAAGGTGACGGTGCAGAAGAAGGAAATCCTCGGTCCGGCCGGGAACGCCGATCCGGGGAAGCAATTTCGGATGTAA
- the ftsA gene encoding cell division protein FtsA, whose product MAGKGKSVIVGLDIGTTKTCAVVGELTEQGVSIIGIGSHPSEGLRRGVVVNIESTVEGIRRAVEEAERISGCQIRSVFAGVAGAHIQGQNSLGIVAVKGREVDQDDVKRAIEAAKAVAIPLDREIIHTLPQSYTVDTQEGVRMPVGMSGVRLEAKVHLVTGSVASIQNVVKSVNRVGLDIEGIVLEQLASSLAALGEDEKDLGVALLDIGGGTTDIAVFTEGSIRHTAVLPVGGSYVTSDIATGLRTPAAEAEKIKLKYGCAYPPLISKDETIEVPSVGGREPREVSRQILGRIIEARVEEILMMAQKEIVRSGYDDHLAAGIVLTGGTALLEGITELAERVFNAPVRRGCPQGVVGLADIVNSPLYATGVGLVVFGGMEAIRQQRSFRGKGQVIDRAVDRMKRWILDNF is encoded by the coding sequence ATGGCAGGAAAAGGGAAATCGGTGATCGTCGGGCTGGATATCGGGACAACGAAGACCTGCGCCGTCGTCGGGGAACTGACGGAGCAGGGCGTGAGCATCATTGGGATCGGGTCCCACCCGTCGGAGGGCCTTCGCAGGGGCGTGGTGGTGAACATCGAGAGCACCGTCGAGGGAATCCGCCGGGCCGTGGAGGAGGCGGAGCGCATCTCCGGCTGCCAGATCCGGTCCGTCTTTGCCGGTGTCGCCGGAGCCCACATCCAGGGACAGAACAGCCTGGGCATCGTGGCGGTGAAGGGACGCGAGGTGGACCAGGACGACGTGAAGCGGGCCATCGAGGCGGCCAAGGCGGTGGCGATTCCCCTGGACCGCGAGATCATCCACACCCTGCCCCAGAGCTACACCGTGGACACGCAGGAGGGGGTCCGGATGCCCGTGGGGATGTCCGGCGTCCGGCTGGAGGCGAAGGTGCACCTGGTCACGGGCTCCGTCGCGTCCATCCAGAACGTCGTGAAATCGGTGAACCGCGTGGGCCTCGACATCGAGGGGATTGTCCTGGAGCAGCTCGCATCCAGCCTGGCCGCCCTCGGGGAGGACGAGAAGGACCTCGGGGTGGCCCTCCTGGACATCGGCGGCGGCACCACCGACATCGCTGTCTTCACCGAGGGGAGCATCCGCCACACCGCCGTCCTGCCCGTCGGGGGGAGCTACGTCACCAGTGACATCGCCACGGGCCTCCGGACGCCGGCGGCGGAGGCGGAAAAGATCAAGCTCAAGTACGGCTGTGCCTATCCCCCGCTGATCTCCAAGGATGAGACCATCGAGGTGCCCAGCGTGGGCGGCCGGGAGCCCCGGGAGGTGTCCCGGCAGATCCTGGGGCGGATCATCGAGGCCCGGGTGGAGGAGATCCTCATGATGGCCCAGAAGGAGATCGTCCGTTCCGGTTACGACGACCACCTGGCGGCGGGGATCGTCCTCACGGGAGGCACGGCTCTCCTGGAGGGGATCACGGAGCTGGCGGAGCGCGTGTTCAACGCCCCGGTTCGCCGGGGCTGTCCCCAGGGCGTCGTGGGGCTGGCGGACATCGTCAACAGCCCCCTGTACGCTACGGGGGTGGGACTGGTGGTTTTTGGAGGCATGGAGGCAATCAGGCAACAACGGTCTTTCAGGGGGAAGGGTCAGGTGATCGACCGAGCGGTAGACCGGATGAAGAGATGGATTCTTGATAACTTTTAG
- the ftsZ gene encoding cell division protein FtsZ, translating to MTDSLSMAAAKIKVVGVGGGGGNAINTMISYNLQGVDFLAANTDAQALRANASPVKIQLGSEATRGLGAGADPEVGRQATMEVRDEMYRHLEGADMVFITAGLGGGTGTGGAPIVADIARELGALTVAVVTKPFQFEGKKRTVQADDGIAELRKIVDTLIVVPNQRLLSLGGRGLSIPDAFKKADEILYNAVKGISDLITVPGLINLDFADVKNIMSGMGMALMGTGTSSGESRAVEAAQKAISSPLLEDNTIQGAQGILLNITGSPDITLFEVNEASTLIQSEAHEDANIIFGIVIDENLTDEIRITLIATGFDGSMGKKRLPLPGINLGASAGEDPLLVPAWKRKQVPLESMKVVKLGLIDDNDDLERPAFLRRQAD from the coding sequence ATGACAGATTCATTGAGCATGGCCGCGGCAAAAATCAAGGTGGTCGGCGTTGGAGGCGGCGGGGGGAACGCCATCAACACGATGATCTCCTACAACCTGCAGGGCGTGGATTTCCTGGCCGCCAACACGGACGCCCAGGCCCTCCGGGCGAACGCTTCGCCCGTGAAGATCCAGCTTGGATCGGAGGCCACCCGGGGGCTCGGGGCGGGGGCGGATCCCGAGGTGGGGCGCCAGGCGACCATGGAGGTCCGGGACGAGATGTACCGCCACCTGGAGGGGGCGGACATGGTCTTCATCACCGCCGGCCTCGGCGGCGGGACGGGGACGGGCGGCGCGCCCATCGTGGCGGACATCGCCCGGGAACTGGGCGCCCTGACCGTCGCCGTGGTGACCAAGCCCTTCCAGTTCGAGGGGAAAAAGCGGACCGTCCAGGCGGACGACGGGATCGCGGAGCTCCGGAAGATCGTGGACACCCTCATCGTCGTCCCGAACCAGAGACTGCTCAGCCTCGGGGGGCGCGGACTCTCCATCCCCGACGCCTTCAAGAAGGCCGACGAGATCCTCTACAACGCCGTCAAGGGGATCTCCGATCTCATCACCGTTCCGGGCCTCATCAACCTGGATTTCGCCGACGTGAAGAACATCATGTCCGGGATGGGAATGGCCCTCATGGGAACGGGAACGTCCAGCGGGGAGAGCCGGGCGGTGGAGGCGGCCCAGAAGGCCATCTCGTCGCCGCTCCTCGAGGACAACACGATCCAGGGCGCCCAGGGAATCCTGCTGAACATCACCGGCAGCCCGGACATCACCCTCTTCGAGGTGAACGAGGCGTCCACCCTGATCCAGTCGGAGGCCCACGAGGACGCCAACATCATCTTCGGGATCGTCATCGACGAGAACCTGACGGACGAGATCCGGATCACCCTCATTGCCACCGGGTTCGACGGATCCATGGGGAAAAAGCGGCTGCCCCTCCCGGGGATCAACCTGGGCGCCTCGGCGGGCGAGGATCCCCTCCTGGTGCCGGCCTGGAAGCGGAAGCAGGTTCCCCTGGAGAGCATGAAGGTCGTGAAGCTCGGCCTGATCGACGACAACGACGACCTGGAGAGGCCGGCTTTCCTGAGGCGGCAGGCGGACTGA
- a CDS encoding radical SAM protein, with protein MNSWTLKQKYARLTDGEEGAVRKAWTEAATVCLAYPNAYRTGMSNLGYQVVYAILNERPDWICERTFLPDPGDEGFFSPGSIPLFSLESQRPLTDFDLLAFSVSFENDYPNILSILEMARIPLSASQRGDRDPLVIGGGVALTLNPEPLAPFFDLFLLGEGEEMLREFMDAYGEARHSRLSREETLRKIQEEIPGAYVPSLWQVHYGPDSRIEAAEPLHSGYPGRVTVRRVRDIGRFATEQVISTAGTEFGEMFLTEVSRGCGRGCRFCAAGYLYRPPRFRPPEVLLPSIERGIAQGRKIGLLGTAVSDHPDLRLLCRAVLERGGRAAIGSLRLDRLDGEMADLLAQSGVETVSLAPEAGTQRLRNVIRKGIDEDQVLEAAEMLIARGISNLRLYFMTGLPTETDDDVEAIIELTRSVQHRALASSQGKRRFRRLTLSLNQFIPKPATPFQWHPLEDVRTVQRRIRRITQAFRRERSVTVLSDLPKWNYIQALLSLGDRRVADILLMVHRSGGNWTESLKAVNVNPDFYVYRRKEPDEILPWSFIDHGVSGDLLRREYRDALAGWTPPEGWGAAE; from the coding sequence ATGAACTCCTGGACGCTGAAACAGAAATATGCCCGTCTGACCGACGGCGAAGAAGGGGCGGTCCGAAAGGCCTGGACGGAGGCGGCCACCGTCTGCCTGGCCTACCCCAACGCCTACCGGACGGGCATGTCGAACCTGGGCTACCAGGTTGTCTATGCGATTCTGAACGAGCGTCCGGACTGGATCTGCGAACGGACATTTCTTCCCGACCCCGGGGACGAGGGCTTCTTCTCCCCGGGGTCCATCCCCCTTTTCAGCCTGGAGTCGCAGCGCCCCCTCACGGATTTCGACCTCCTGGCCTTTTCCGTCTCTTTCGAGAACGACTACCCCAACATCCTCTCGATCCTCGAAATGGCCCGTATCCCCCTTTCCGCTTCCCAGCGTGGAGACCGGGATCCCCTCGTCATCGGGGGAGGGGTCGCCCTCACGCTCAACCCGGAACCGCTGGCGCCCTTTTTCGACCTGTTCCTCCTCGGGGAGGGAGAGGAGATGCTCCGGGAGTTCATGGATGCCTACGGGGAGGCCCGGCACAGCCGCCTGTCCCGGGAGGAGACCCTCCGGAAGATCCAGGAGGAGATCCCCGGGGCCTATGTGCCCTCCCTCTGGCAGGTCCACTACGGCCCCGATTCCCGGATCGAGGCGGCGGAGCCCCTTCACTCCGGCTATCCCGGACGTGTCACCGTGCGGCGGGTCCGGGACATCGGCCGGTTTGCCACGGAGCAGGTCATCTCCACCGCCGGAACGGAGTTCGGGGAGATGTTCCTCACCGAGGTGAGCCGGGGTTGCGGTCGGGGGTGCCGCTTCTGTGCCGCCGGGTATCTGTACCGTCCCCCGCGATTCCGCCCGCCCGAGGTCCTGCTGCCTTCCATCGAGCGGGGCATCGCGCAGGGCCGGAAGATCGGGCTCCTGGGGACCGCCGTCTCGGACCACCCGGACCTGCGGCTTCTCTGCCGGGCCGTCCTGGAGCGGGGAGGCCGGGCGGCCATCGGCTCCCTCCGCCTGGACCGTCTGGACGGGGAAATGGCGGACCTCCTGGCACAGTCCGGGGTGGAGACGGTCTCCCTGGCACCGGAGGCGGGGACGCAGCGACTGCGGAACGTGATCCGGAAAGGCATTGACGAGGATCAGGTCCTGGAGGCGGCGGAGATGCTCATCGCCCGGGGGATTTCCAATCTCCGGCTCTACTTCATGACGGGCCTTCCCACCGAGACGGACGACGACGTCGAGGCGATCATCGAACTGACGCGGTCGGTGCAGCATCGCGCCCTGGCCTCTTCGCAGGGAAAGCGGCGGTTTCGCCGCCTCACCCTGAGCCTCAACCAGTTCATCCCCAAGCCGGCGACACCCTTCCAGTGGCATCCCCTGGAGGACGTCCGGACCGTCCAGCGGCGGATCCGGCGCATCACCCAGGCCTTCCGCCGCGAACGATCGGTGACGGTGCTCTCGGACCTGCCGAAGTGGAACTACATCCAGGCCCTCCTGTCCCTGGGGGACCGTCGCGTCGCGGACATTCTCCTCATGGTCCACCGCTCCGGCGGCAACTGGACGGAGTCGCTGAAGGCGGTGAACGTCAACCCGGATTTCTACGTCTACCGCCGGAAGGAACCCGATGAGATCCTGCCCTGGAGTTTCATCGACCACGGCGTTTCCGGGGACCTGCTCCGGAGGGAGTACCGGGACGCCCTGGCAGGATGGACGCCGCCGGAGGGGTGGGGGGCGGCGGAATGA
- a CDS encoding DMT family transporter has product MMNPPQVHAATGGVYLRLFLTAVLWGGTFVAARVAAREAGPFAGSFLRFFAACLLLVPLVFHREGPGLRIRGRQVLWIALLGLTGVFGYNFFFFLGLKTVTASRASLIVANNPVFIALFAALIFRERLTGTRLAGILLSLAGAVTVITRGNPAEILHGGIGIGELSILGCVASWVAYSLIGKVAMDGMSPLLAVTASCVTGMLFLLPPAVAEGMIGQAPGYGWTTWAGIAYLGVFGTVLGFLWYYEGIRAIGPSRAGIFINFVPVSGVILGWLILGEKIDLSLLAGAVMVIGGVALVNRTPPLTRADRPDLRGTPGS; this is encoded by the coding sequence ATGATGAATCCGCCACAGGTGCACGCCGCGACCGGGGGTGTTTACCTCCGGCTCTTCCTGACGGCCGTCCTGTGGGGCGGGACCTTCGTCGCCGCCCGCGTCGCCGCCCGGGAGGCGGGTCCCTTTGCCGGGTCGTTCCTGCGCTTCTTTGCCGCCTGTCTGCTCCTGGTCCCCCTGGTCTTTCATCGGGAAGGCCCGGGGCTCCGGATCCGGGGCCGCCAGGTTCTCTGGATCGCCCTCCTGGGCTTGACGGGGGTCTTCGGCTACAACTTCTTTTTCTTCCTGGGCCTGAAGACCGTGACCGCCAGCCGGGCGTCCCTCATCGTGGCGAACAACCCCGTCTTCATCGCCCTCTTCGCGGCGCTGATCTTCCGCGAGCGGCTGACCGGCACCCGGCTGGCGGGGATCCTCCTGTCCCTGGCGGGGGCTGTCACGGTCATCACCCGGGGGAACCCGGCGGAGATCCTCCACGGGGGCATTGGAATCGGAGAGCTTTCCATCCTGGGGTGCGTGGCGAGCTGGGTGGCCTATTCGCTCATCGGGAAGGTCGCCATGGACGGGATGAGCCCTCTCCTGGCGGTGACGGCCTCCTGTGTCACCGGGATGCTCTTCCTCCTCCCGCCGGCGGTTGCGGAGGGTATGATCGGGCAGGCCCCGGGCTACGGCTGGACGACCTGGGCGGGGATCGCCTACCTGGGCGTGTTCGGGACGGTTCTCGGCTTTCTCTGGTACTACGAGGGCATCCGGGCGATCGGCCCGTCCCGGGCGGGGATCTTCATCAACTTCGTCCCCGTCAGTGGCGTCATCCTGGGCTGGCTGATCCTGGGCGAGAAGATTGACCTGTCTCTCCTGGCCGGGGCGGTTATGGTGATCGGTGGCGTGGCCCTCGTGAACCGCACCCCGCCGCTTACCAGGGCAGATCGCCCAGACCTTCGAGGAACGCCAGGCAGTTGA
- a CDS encoding histone deacetylase family protein, producing the protein MNVIFHEDFYQTYTSDPAAEPGRLESIVNVLEGRVDFLRAEPAAEADIAAVHTDTHIHHVGSYGLYDLAALAAGATIQAAMIGMEEPAFALVRPPGHHASAGRSWGFCYFNNMAVAVAKLKREERIERAFILDIDLHFGDGTVNILGSQDFATIINPSASRASDYLRQVEEALPSEGVDLIAVSAGFDYGKGDWGGVLAPEDYREIGRMVQEAAIDCGAGCFAVLEGGYNHRVLGINCLAFLEGLGDLPW; encoded by the coding sequence ATGAACGTGATCTTTCACGAAGACTTCTACCAGACCTACACCTCGGACCCGGCGGCGGAGCCGGGCAGGCTGGAATCGATCGTCAACGTCCTCGAGGGCCGGGTGGACTTCCTCCGGGCAGAGCCCGCCGCGGAGGCGGACATCGCCGCAGTCCACACGGACACCCATATCCACCATGTCGGCTCCTACGGCCTTTACGATCTGGCGGCCCTCGCTGCCGGCGCGACGATCCAGGCGGCCATGATCGGAATGGAGGAGCCGGCCTTCGCGCTGGTCCGCCCGCCGGGGCACCACGCCTCGGCCGGCCGCTCCTGGGGCTTCTGCTACTTCAACAACATGGCCGTGGCGGTGGCGAAGCTCAAACGGGAGGAAAGGATCGAGCGGGCCTTCATCCTGGACATCGACCTCCACTTCGGCGACGGGACGGTCAACATCCTCGGCTCGCAGGACTTCGCAACCATCATCAATCCTTCCGCCTCCCGGGCCTCGGACTACCTGCGGCAGGTGGAGGAGGCCCTCCCCTCGGAGGGGGTGGACCTGATTGCAGTGTCTGCCGGGTTCGACTACGGGAAGGGAGACTGGGGCGGCGTCCTGGCCCCGGAGGACTACCGGGAGATCGGGAGGATGGTCCAGGAGGCCGCGATCGACTGCGGCGCCGGCTGTTTTGCCGTCCTGGAGGGCGGATACAACCACCGCGTCCTGGGCATCAACTGCCTGGCGTTCCTCGAAGGTCTGGGCGATCTGCCCTGGTAA
- a CDS encoding TfoX/Sxy family protein, translating to MAYDQVLEERIRLIVDRWTDLSAKRMFGGVCFLLKGNMMCGIWKDSLIVRVGLDRFQEALDAPHARPFDVTGRPMAGWVMVGPRGVEKDKDLKAWLAKARAFVRTLPAKVGKETP from the coding sequence ATGGCGTATGACCAGGTTCTGGAGGAGCGCATCCGGCTCATTGTCGACCGATGGACGGACCTGTCGGCGAAGAGGATGTTCGGAGGGGTCTGTTTCCTCCTGAAGGGCAACATGATGTGCGGCATCTGGAAGGATTCCCTGATCGTCCGGGTGGGGCTGGATCGTTTTCAGGAGGCCCTGGACGCCCCCCACGCCCGGCCCTTCGACGTGACCGGCCGGCCCATGGCGGGCTGGGTCATGGTGGGCCCCCGGGGGGTCGAGAAAGACAAAGACCTCAAGGCCTGGCTCGCAAAAGCGCGGGCCTTCGTCCGGACGCTGCCGGCCAAGGTGGGAAAGGAGACTCCATGA